Proteins encoded by one window of bacterium:
- a CDS encoding transposase, whose translation MPRKPRFFLADVPAHVLQRGNNRQAAFFDDDDRLAYLGWVREGAHRYGCKVHAYVLMTNHVHLLATPRTRESISRMLQYVGRRYVPCVNHAYRRTGALWEGRFKASVIDGPRYLLTCHRYIELNPVRAGMVASPEQYRWSS comes from the coding sequence ATGCCCCGCAAACCTCGATTCTTTCTGGCCGATGTCCCGGCCCACGTCCTGCAGCGGGGGAACAACCGCCAGGCGGCGTTCTTCGACGACGATGACCGCCTGGCGTACCTCGGCTGGGTTCGGGAGGGCGCGCACCGGTACGGCTGCAAGGTCCATGCGTACGTGCTGATGACCAACCATGTCCACCTGCTCGCCACGCCGCGGACGCGGGAGTCGATCAGCCGGATGCTTCAATACGTGGGCCGCCGGTACGTGCCCTGCGTCAACCATGCCTACCGGCGAACGGGAGCCCTGTGGGAGGGGCGCTTCAAGGCCAGCGTGATCGACGGACCGCGGTATCTTCTGACCTGCCATCGGTACATCGAGCTCAACCCGGTGAGGGCCGGCATGGTGGCGTCGCCCGAGCAGTACCGGTGGTCGAGCC